A DNA window from Coffea arabica cultivar ET-39 chromosome 6c, Coffea Arabica ET-39 HiFi, whole genome shotgun sequence contains the following coding sequences:
- the LOC113691889 gene encoding axial regulator YABBY 5 yields MSSCSDVSPPPPEQLCYIPCNFCNIVLAVSVPCSSLFDVVTVRCGHCTNLWSVNMAAAFQSLSSSSCWQDVQAQNSTPPDQYRIDFGSSAKGYNIKPATRPSIPNRAEERIVNRPPEKRQRVPSAYNQFIKEEIQRIKANNPDINHREAFSTAAKNWAHFPHIHFGLMLETNNKPKLGEDSEKRLTPRTALLNK; encoded by the exons ATGTCGAGCTGCAGCGATGTTTCGCCGCCACCACCTGAGCAACTCTGCTACATCCCTTGCAACTTTTGCAATATAGTTCTTGCG gtgagtgttccatgcAGCAGCTTATTTGATGTCGTGACCGTCCGATGTGGACACTGCACCAATCTATGGTCCGTGAACATGGCAGCTGCATTCCAGTCGCTGTCCTCCTCCTCCTGCTGGCAAGATGTTCAG GCTCAGAACTCCACTCCGCCTGATCAATACAGGATCGACTTTGGTTCCTCCGCCAAAGGTTACAACATCAAGCCAGCAACGCGACCATCCATACCAAACCGCGCTGAGGAAAGGATTGTGAATCGAC CTCCTGAGAAGAGACAGCGAGTACCATCTGCATACAACCAGTTCATAAA AGAAGAGATTCAGAGGATCAAAGCCAATAACCCGGATATTAACCACAGGGAGGCTTTTAGTACAGCTGCCAAGAAT TGGGCGCACTTCCCTCACATTCACTTTGGGCTCATGTTGGAGACCAATAACAAACCCAAACTAGGCGAG GATTCTGAGAAGCGCCTAACGCCAAGGACTGCACTATTGAACAAATGA
- the LOC113691942 gene encoding nuclear pore complex protein NUP1 isoform X2, which yields MDSKTTTTTLYGDGDSERGAGGKLRKPSTRKPHPTPYARPPTNQLRPSRAAAGGWFSKIVDPAYRLVADGATKLLPSFFSKTPAALPPPSENPDILDGVVATIAEANEKYTNDVPQSNERPGPSEVAANGLKRNCQSDMFGQNKPKSCDNDSQISKIEQLIKGKTFSRDEINRLMEIISSKAGDVSDVEREEKNKILAIAGRSEGGLLGPFPKMSDERDQGDMKTAIVRTATVSPQPSVQDEISASPIDIARAYMGSRLSEQGGVPYSVSSKGAMAQEKHLYTTPNHRGRHGLHDVPRTPYSRTIYSKSRAKLTQSQADSRYLNTSPISTKQSQMPFFGQVKSRHDVLDSGYGSVGPVRHMRNKLASEARPRGSILFKPSKDAPSPIQQPIAFQGLLPDLQKNLEPGEASTSRQQQGNHAGKGVGNNTHVNPSCSQAVKRILEQLDSRKPTPQEKAAEIRLATAWKRSPPGASHATLKENISFSNPKEFGSLKQTDLPDPKLISEGNKLGGNSKNQVESQERSKEAKDAIVASSQPPGINDGDATVQSDTNSGSLFSLKSTSSQLKSFQERSSLQNPSQHQSNGKHVTTSQSESGLEPSKKPPPHSSGTRPTLPQISVGRHDLSRAVSSDNGSAFAFPVSASSSILSEPPTPSVMPFSLIEVVSQPNELPAVPAYSFGTKRSTPALVFSFPFPSTSSASAQVDADDLKFSFGSDKKTRLSFGSLGKDAICY from the exons ATGGATTCCAAAACGACGACGACGACCCTGTACGGAGACGGTGATAGTGAGAGAGGCGCCGGCGGAAAGCTTAGAAAACCGTCCACGAGGAAGCCCCACCCCACTCCCTATGCTCGTCCTCCTACGAATCAGCTGCGCCCCAGCCGCGCCGCCGCCGGAGGATGGTTTTCCAAGATCGTCGACCCTGCCTACCGCCTTGTAGCTGACGGCGCCACCAAATTATTGCCTTCCTTCTTCTCCAAAACCCCCGCCGCACTTCCTCCCCCTTCTGAAAATCCAG ATATCTTGGACGGGGTTGTAGCAACTATTGCTGAAGCCAATGAAAAATACACT AATGATGTACCCCAGTCTAATGAAAGACCTGGTCCAAGTGAAGTAGCTGCAAATGGCTTAAAGAGAAATTGTCAGAGTGACATGTTTGGACAAAATAAACCAAAGAGCTGTGACAATGATtctcaaatttccaaaattgagCAGCTCATAAAAGGGAAAACTTTTTCTAG AGATGAGATCAACCGATTGATGGAGATAATAAGCTCTAAGGCCGGTGATGTTTCAGATGTGGAGAgggaagaaaagaacaaaatcctGGCCATTGCAGGACGTAGTGAAGGAGGTTTGCTGGGCCCATTTCCAAAGATGTCAGATGAACGAGATCAGGGGGATATGAAGACAGCTATCGTAAGAACTGCGACAGTTTCCCCGCAGCCGAGT GTGCAAGATGAAATTAGCGCATCACCTATAGATATTGCTAGAGCTTATATGGGAAGTCGACTATCAGAACAGGGTGGTGTTCCTTATAGTGTTTCTTCAAAAG GTGCCATGGCACAGGAAAAACATCTTTATACAACACCAAATCACAGAGGAAGGCATGGACTGCATGATGTTCCTAGAACCCCATATTCTAGAACTATTTATTCAAAGTCCAGGGCCAAG CTGACTCAGTCACAAGCTGATAGCAGGTACctaaacacttcaccaatctCCACGAAGCAATCTCAAATGCCGTTCTTTGGACAG GTAAAATCAAGACATGATGTGCTTGATAGTGGCTATGGATCAGTTGGACCAGTCCGTCACATGCGAAATAAACTTGCTTCAGAAGCCAGACCAAGAGGGTCTATTCTTTTTAAGCCTTCTAAAGATGCTCCTTCACCAATTCAACAGCCCATTGCCTTTCAAGGCCTCCTGCCTGATTTACAGAAGAATCTGGAACCTGGTGAAGCTAGTACTTCAAGACAACAGCAAGGCAACCATGCGGGAAAGGGTGTTGGGAATAACACCCATGTGAACCCATCATGCAGTCAGGCAGTAAAAAGAATATTGGAACAGCTTGATAGTCGCAAGCCCACACCTCAAGAGAAGGCAGCAGAGATACGGCTAGCTACTGCATGGAAGAGATCTCCTCCTGGGGCTTCCCATGCTACGCTGAAGGAAAATATCAGCTTCTCAAATCCCAAAGAATTTGGTTCTTTAAAGCAAACTGATTTGCCTGATCCGAAACTTATTTCTGAAGGAAATAAACTTGGAGGCAATTCAAAGAATCAAGTAGAATCCCAGGAGAGAAGTAAAGAAGCTAAAGATGCTATAGTCGCAAGTAGTCAGCCTCCTGGCATAAACGATGGTGATGCTACAGTGCAAAGTGATACCAACAGTGGGTCCTTGTTTTCTTTGAAGAGTACTTCTTCTCAACTAAAAAGTTTCCAGGAG AGGTCGAGTCTACAAAACCCTTCCCAGCATCAGAGTAATGGGAAGCATGTCACAACGTCACAGAGTGAATCCGGCCTTGAGCCATCAAAGAAGCCACCACCACACTCATCTGGGACAAGGCCGACTTTGCCACAAATTTCTGTTGGGAGGCACGATCTGAGTCGTGCCGTGTCATCTGATAATGGCTCTGCATTTGCCTTCCCTGTATCCGCCTCGTCCAGTATATTGTCAGAGCCACCAACACCCTCCGTCATGCCATTCTCTTTGATTGAGGTGGTATCTCAGCCAAATGAATTGCCTGCAGTTCCTGCTTACAGTTTTGGCACTAAGAGGTCAACTCCAGCGCTTGTGTTTTCATTCCCATTCCCCTCGACAAGTAGTGCCTCTGCTCAAGTTGATGCAGACGATCTTAAGTTCAGCTTCGGATCCGACAAGAAGACTAGGCTGTCCTTCGGTTCGTTAGGGAAAGATGCTATCTGCTACTAA
- the LOC113692657 gene encoding uncharacterized protein, whose protein sequence is MASSVEEANEFVCLELPAPSGWKKKFMLKKGGTPKKNEIIFTAPTGEEITSRKQLDQYLKTHPGGPPISEFDWGTGETPRRSARISEKAKATPPPERETPKKRSRKSSGSKKDDKEKEAPEGSEAAQDVHMEEAEKSVKDTTGTVTEKDVAKEGQDEKGGETQTIETQATDKDAVKERENENKNETPATDCKAEDTEEQEKNVEAEVVDSKESQVGKVSDGSEDAKDKEKQQQIPPIEAEKEDGTGEGDKQVTGAEEKKQEVEAEEKVDQNSEANRSADGQSSLVSEKAEGGVIQNGDRAEVDKSKP, encoded by the exons ATGGCGAGCTCGGTTGAGGAAGCCAACGAATTCGTGTGCTTGGAGCTCCCTGCTCCTTCTGGCTGGAAGAAAAAG TTTATGCTCAAAAAAGGAGGTACaccaaagaaaaatgaaatcatatTCACAGCCCCAACAGGAGAGGAGATCACCAGCAGGAAGCAATTGGACCAGTACCTCAAGACCCACCCTGGGGGTCCTCCAATATCAGAATTTGACTGGGGAACTGGTGAAACCCCAAGAAGATCAGCAAGGATCAGCGAGAAAGCAAAGGCAACTCCACCACCAGAGAGAGAGACTCCAAAGAAAAGAAGCAGAAAATCTTCTGGTTCAAAGAAGGATGATAAGGAGAAAGAAGCTCCTGAAGGAAGTGAAGCAGCACAGGATGTCCACATGGAAGAAGCAGAAAAATCTGTGAAGGATACTACTGGTACAGTGACTGAGAAAGATGTTGCAAAGGAAGGTCAAGATGAGAAAGGGGGTGAAACCCAAACAATTGAAACTCAGGCCACTGATAAAGATGCTGTAAAGGAGAGAGAGAATGAAAACAAGAATGAGACCCCAGCTACAGATTGCAAAGCAGAAGATACTGAAGAGCAGGAGAAGAATGTTGAAGCTGAAGTGGTGGATTCTAAAGAGTCCCAGGTTGGGAAGGTATCTGATGGCTCTGAAGATGCCAAGGACAAAGAAAAACAACAGCAAATACCACCCATCGAAGCAGAGAAAGAGGATGGGACTGGAGAAGGAGACAAGCAGGTAACTGGTGCTgaagaaaagaagcaagaagTGGAAGCAGAAGAGAAAGTCGATCAGAATAGTGAAGCAAACAGGAGCGCTGATGGGCAAAGTAGCTTGGTGAGCGAAAAGGCTGAGGGTGGTGTGATACAGAATGGCGATCGTGCAGAGGTTGACAAGTCCAAGCCTTGA
- the LOC113691942 gene encoding nuclear pore complex protein NUP1 isoform X1 has protein sequence MDSKTTTTTLYGDGDSERGAGGKLRKPSTRKPHPTPYARPPTNQLRPSRAAAGGWFSKIVDPAYRLVADGATKLLPSFFSKTPAALPPPSENPDILDGVVATIAEANEKYTNDVPQSNERPGPSEVAANGLKRNCQSDMFGQNKPKSCDNDSQISKIEQLIKGKTFSRDEINRLMEIISSKAGDVSDVEREEKNKILAIAGRSEGGLLGPFPKMSDERDQGDMKTAIVRTATVSPQPSVQDEISASPIDIARAYMGSRLSEQGGVPYSVSSKGETARQIGDEFASKHFISSSSPWLSTCWPGAMAQEKHLYTTPNHRGRHGLHDVPRTPYSRTIYSKSRAKLTQSQADSRYLNTSPISTKQSQMPFFGQVKSRHDVLDSGYGSVGPVRHMRNKLASEARPRGSILFKPSKDAPSPIQQPIAFQGLLPDLQKNLEPGEASTSRQQQGNHAGKGVGNNTHVNPSCSQAVKRILEQLDSRKPTPQEKAAEIRLATAWKRSPPGASHATLKENISFSNPKEFGSLKQTDLPDPKLISEGNKLGGNSKNQVESQERSKEAKDAIVASSQPPGINDGDATVQSDTNSGSLFSLKSTSSQLKSFQERSSLQNPSQHQSNGKHVTTSQSESGLEPSKKPPPHSSGTRPTLPQISVGRHDLSRAVSSDNGSAFAFPVSASSSILSEPPTPSVMPFSLIEVVSQPNELPAVPAYSFGTKRSTPALVFSFPFPSTSSASAQVDADDLKFSFGSDKKTRLSFGSLGKDAICY, from the exons ATGGATTCCAAAACGACGACGACGACCCTGTACGGAGACGGTGATAGTGAGAGAGGCGCCGGCGGAAAGCTTAGAAAACCGTCCACGAGGAAGCCCCACCCCACTCCCTATGCTCGTCCTCCTACGAATCAGCTGCGCCCCAGCCGCGCCGCCGCCGGAGGATGGTTTTCCAAGATCGTCGACCCTGCCTACCGCCTTGTAGCTGACGGCGCCACCAAATTATTGCCTTCCTTCTTCTCCAAAACCCCCGCCGCACTTCCTCCCCCTTCTGAAAATCCAG ATATCTTGGACGGGGTTGTAGCAACTATTGCTGAAGCCAATGAAAAATACACT AATGATGTACCCCAGTCTAATGAAAGACCTGGTCCAAGTGAAGTAGCTGCAAATGGCTTAAAGAGAAATTGTCAGAGTGACATGTTTGGACAAAATAAACCAAAGAGCTGTGACAATGATtctcaaatttccaaaattgagCAGCTCATAAAAGGGAAAACTTTTTCTAG AGATGAGATCAACCGATTGATGGAGATAATAAGCTCTAAGGCCGGTGATGTTTCAGATGTGGAGAgggaagaaaagaacaaaatcctGGCCATTGCAGGACGTAGTGAAGGAGGTTTGCTGGGCCCATTTCCAAAGATGTCAGATGAACGAGATCAGGGGGATATGAAGACAGCTATCGTAAGAACTGCGACAGTTTCCCCGCAGCCGAGT GTGCAAGATGAAATTAGCGCATCACCTATAGATATTGCTAGAGCTTATATGGGAAGTCGACTATCAGAACAGGGTGGTGTTCCTTATAGTGTTTCTTCAAAAGGTGAAACAGCTCGTCAGATTGGTGATGAATTTGCATCAAAGCACTTTATTTCTTCATCTTCTCCTTGGTTATCAACTTGTTGGCCAGGTGCCATGGCACAGGAAAAACATCTTTATACAACACCAAATCACAGAGGAAGGCATGGACTGCATGATGTTCCTAGAACCCCATATTCTAGAACTATTTATTCAAAGTCCAGGGCCAAG CTGACTCAGTCACAAGCTGATAGCAGGTACctaaacacttcaccaatctCCACGAAGCAATCTCAAATGCCGTTCTTTGGACAG GTAAAATCAAGACATGATGTGCTTGATAGTGGCTATGGATCAGTTGGACCAGTCCGTCACATGCGAAATAAACTTGCTTCAGAAGCCAGACCAAGAGGGTCTATTCTTTTTAAGCCTTCTAAAGATGCTCCTTCACCAATTCAACAGCCCATTGCCTTTCAAGGCCTCCTGCCTGATTTACAGAAGAATCTGGAACCTGGTGAAGCTAGTACTTCAAGACAACAGCAAGGCAACCATGCGGGAAAGGGTGTTGGGAATAACACCCATGTGAACCCATCATGCAGTCAGGCAGTAAAAAGAATATTGGAACAGCTTGATAGTCGCAAGCCCACACCTCAAGAGAAGGCAGCAGAGATACGGCTAGCTACTGCATGGAAGAGATCTCCTCCTGGGGCTTCCCATGCTACGCTGAAGGAAAATATCAGCTTCTCAAATCCCAAAGAATTTGGTTCTTTAAAGCAAACTGATTTGCCTGATCCGAAACTTATTTCTGAAGGAAATAAACTTGGAGGCAATTCAAAGAATCAAGTAGAATCCCAGGAGAGAAGTAAAGAAGCTAAAGATGCTATAGTCGCAAGTAGTCAGCCTCCTGGCATAAACGATGGTGATGCTACAGTGCAAAGTGATACCAACAGTGGGTCCTTGTTTTCTTTGAAGAGTACTTCTTCTCAACTAAAAAGTTTCCAGGAG AGGTCGAGTCTACAAAACCCTTCCCAGCATCAGAGTAATGGGAAGCATGTCACAACGTCACAGAGTGAATCCGGCCTTGAGCCATCAAAGAAGCCACCACCACACTCATCTGGGACAAGGCCGACTTTGCCACAAATTTCTGTTGGGAGGCACGATCTGAGTCGTGCCGTGTCATCTGATAATGGCTCTGCATTTGCCTTCCCTGTATCCGCCTCGTCCAGTATATTGTCAGAGCCACCAACACCCTCCGTCATGCCATTCTCTTTGATTGAGGTGGTATCTCAGCCAAATGAATTGCCTGCAGTTCCTGCTTACAGTTTTGGCACTAAGAGGTCAACTCCAGCGCTTGTGTTTTCATTCCCATTCCCCTCGACAAGTAGTGCCTCTGCTCAAGTTGATGCAGACGATCTTAAGTTCAGCTTCGGATCCGACAAGAAGACTAGGCTGTCCTTCGGTTCGTTAGGGAAAGATGCTATCTGCTACTAA
- the LOC113691942 gene encoding uncharacterized protein isoform X4: MHQRNDVPQSNERPGPSEVAANGLKRNCQSDMFGQNKPKSCDNDSQISKIEQLIKGKTFSRDEINRLMEIISSKAGDVSDVEREEKNKILAIAGRSEGGLLGPFPKMSDERDQGDMKTAIVRTATVSPQPSVQDEISASPIDIARAYMGSRLSEQGGVPYSVSSKGAMAQEKHLYTTPNHRGRHGLHDVPRTPYSRTIYSKSRAKLTQSQADSRYLNTSPISTKQSQMPFFGQVKSRHDVLDSGYGSVGPVRHMRNKLASEARPRGSILFKPSKDAPSPIQQPIAFQGLLPDLQKNLEPGEASTSRQQQGNHAGKGVGNNTHVNPSCSQAVKRILEQLDSRKPTPQEKAAEIRLATAWKRSPPGASHATLKENISFSNPKEFGSLKQTDLPDPKLISEGNKLGGNSKNQVESQERSKEAKDAIVASSQPPGINDGDATVQSDTNSGSLFSLKSTSSQLKSFQERSSLQNPSQHQSNGKHVTTSQSESGLEPSKKPPPHSSGTRPTLPQISVGRHDLSRAVSSDNGSAFAFPVSASSSILSEPPTPSVMPFSLIEVVSQPNELPAVPAYSFGTKRSTPALVFSFPFPSTSSASAQVDADDLKFSFGSDKKTRLSFGSLGKDAICY, from the exons ATGCATCAAAGG AATGATGTACCCCAGTCTAATGAAAGACCTGGTCCAAGTGAAGTAGCTGCAAATGGCTTAAAGAGAAATTGTCAGAGTGACATGTTTGGACAAAATAAACCAAAGAGCTGTGACAATGATtctcaaatttccaaaattgagCAGCTCATAAAAGGGAAAACTTTTTCTAG AGATGAGATCAACCGATTGATGGAGATAATAAGCTCTAAGGCCGGTGATGTTTCAGATGTGGAGAgggaagaaaagaacaaaatcctGGCCATTGCAGGACGTAGTGAAGGAGGTTTGCTGGGCCCATTTCCAAAGATGTCAGATGAACGAGATCAGGGGGATATGAAGACAGCTATCGTAAGAACTGCGACAGTTTCCCCGCAGCCGAGT GTGCAAGATGAAATTAGCGCATCACCTATAGATATTGCTAGAGCTTATATGGGAAGTCGACTATCAGAACAGGGTGGTGTTCCTTATAGTGTTTCTTCAAAAG GTGCCATGGCACAGGAAAAACATCTTTATACAACACCAAATCACAGAGGAAGGCATGGACTGCATGATGTTCCTAGAACCCCATATTCTAGAACTATTTATTCAAAGTCCAGGGCCAAG CTGACTCAGTCACAAGCTGATAGCAGGTACctaaacacttcaccaatctCCACGAAGCAATCTCAAATGCCGTTCTTTGGACAG GTAAAATCAAGACATGATGTGCTTGATAGTGGCTATGGATCAGTTGGACCAGTCCGTCACATGCGAAATAAACTTGCTTCAGAAGCCAGACCAAGAGGGTCTATTCTTTTTAAGCCTTCTAAAGATGCTCCTTCACCAATTCAACAGCCCATTGCCTTTCAAGGCCTCCTGCCTGATTTACAGAAGAATCTGGAACCTGGTGAAGCTAGTACTTCAAGACAACAGCAAGGCAACCATGCGGGAAAGGGTGTTGGGAATAACACCCATGTGAACCCATCATGCAGTCAGGCAGTAAAAAGAATATTGGAACAGCTTGATAGTCGCAAGCCCACACCTCAAGAGAAGGCAGCAGAGATACGGCTAGCTACTGCATGGAAGAGATCTCCTCCTGGGGCTTCCCATGCTACGCTGAAGGAAAATATCAGCTTCTCAAATCCCAAAGAATTTGGTTCTTTAAAGCAAACTGATTTGCCTGATCCGAAACTTATTTCTGAAGGAAATAAACTTGGAGGCAATTCAAAGAATCAAGTAGAATCCCAGGAGAGAAGTAAAGAAGCTAAAGATGCTATAGTCGCAAGTAGTCAGCCTCCTGGCATAAACGATGGTGATGCTACAGTGCAAAGTGATACCAACAGTGGGTCCTTGTTTTCTTTGAAGAGTACTTCTTCTCAACTAAAAAGTTTCCAGGAG AGGTCGAGTCTACAAAACCCTTCCCAGCATCAGAGTAATGGGAAGCATGTCACAACGTCACAGAGTGAATCCGGCCTTGAGCCATCAAAGAAGCCACCACCACACTCATCTGGGACAAGGCCGACTTTGCCACAAATTTCTGTTGGGAGGCACGATCTGAGTCGTGCCGTGTCATCTGATAATGGCTCTGCATTTGCCTTCCCTGTATCCGCCTCGTCCAGTATATTGTCAGAGCCACCAACACCCTCCGTCATGCCATTCTCTTTGATTGAGGTGGTATCTCAGCCAAATGAATTGCCTGCAGTTCCTGCTTACAGTTTTGGCACTAAGAGGTCAACTCCAGCGCTTGTGTTTTCATTCCCATTCCCCTCGACAAGTAGTGCCTCTGCTCAAGTTGATGCAGACGATCTTAAGTTCAGCTTCGGATCCGACAAGAAGACTAGGCTGTCCTTCGGTTCGTTAGGGAAAGATGCTATCTGCTACTAA
- the LOC113691942 gene encoding nuclear pore complex protein NUP1 isoform X3 gives MHQRNDVPQSNERPGPSEVAANGLKRNCQSDMFGQNKPKSCDNDSQISKIEQLIKGKTFSRDEINRLMEIISSKAGDVSDVEREEKNKILAIAGRSEGGLLGPFPKMSDERDQGDMKTAIVRTATVSPQPSVQDEISASPIDIARAYMGSRLSEQGGVPYSVSSKGETARQIGDEFASKHFISSSSPWLSTCWPGAMAQEKHLYTTPNHRGRHGLHDVPRTPYSRTIYSKSRAKLTQSQADSRYLNTSPISTKQSQMPFFGQVKSRHDVLDSGYGSVGPVRHMRNKLASEARPRGSILFKPSKDAPSPIQQPIAFQGLLPDLQKNLEPGEASTSRQQQGNHAGKGVGNNTHVNPSCSQAVKRILEQLDSRKPTPQEKAAEIRLATAWKRSPPGASHATLKENISFSNPKEFGSLKQTDLPDPKLISEGNKLGGNSKNQVESQERSKEAKDAIVASSQPPGINDGDATVQSDTNSGSLFSLKSTSSQLKSFQERSSLQNPSQHQSNGKHVTTSQSESGLEPSKKPPPHSSGTRPTLPQISVGRHDLSRAVSSDNGSAFAFPVSASSSILSEPPTPSVMPFSLIEVVSQPNELPAVPAYSFGTKRSTPALVFSFPFPSTSSASAQVDADDLKFSFGSDKKTRLSFGSLGKDAICY, from the exons ATGCATCAAAGG AATGATGTACCCCAGTCTAATGAAAGACCTGGTCCAAGTGAAGTAGCTGCAAATGGCTTAAAGAGAAATTGTCAGAGTGACATGTTTGGACAAAATAAACCAAAGAGCTGTGACAATGATtctcaaatttccaaaattgagCAGCTCATAAAAGGGAAAACTTTTTCTAG AGATGAGATCAACCGATTGATGGAGATAATAAGCTCTAAGGCCGGTGATGTTTCAGATGTGGAGAgggaagaaaagaacaaaatcctGGCCATTGCAGGACGTAGTGAAGGAGGTTTGCTGGGCCCATTTCCAAAGATGTCAGATGAACGAGATCAGGGGGATATGAAGACAGCTATCGTAAGAACTGCGACAGTTTCCCCGCAGCCGAGT GTGCAAGATGAAATTAGCGCATCACCTATAGATATTGCTAGAGCTTATATGGGAAGTCGACTATCAGAACAGGGTGGTGTTCCTTATAGTGTTTCTTCAAAAGGTGAAACAGCTCGTCAGATTGGTGATGAATTTGCATCAAAGCACTTTATTTCTTCATCTTCTCCTTGGTTATCAACTTGTTGGCCAGGTGCCATGGCACAGGAAAAACATCTTTATACAACACCAAATCACAGAGGAAGGCATGGACTGCATGATGTTCCTAGAACCCCATATTCTAGAACTATTTATTCAAAGTCCAGGGCCAAG CTGACTCAGTCACAAGCTGATAGCAGGTACctaaacacttcaccaatctCCACGAAGCAATCTCAAATGCCGTTCTTTGGACAG GTAAAATCAAGACATGATGTGCTTGATAGTGGCTATGGATCAGTTGGACCAGTCCGTCACATGCGAAATAAACTTGCTTCAGAAGCCAGACCAAGAGGGTCTATTCTTTTTAAGCCTTCTAAAGATGCTCCTTCACCAATTCAACAGCCCATTGCCTTTCAAGGCCTCCTGCCTGATTTACAGAAGAATCTGGAACCTGGTGAAGCTAGTACTTCAAGACAACAGCAAGGCAACCATGCGGGAAAGGGTGTTGGGAATAACACCCATGTGAACCCATCATGCAGTCAGGCAGTAAAAAGAATATTGGAACAGCTTGATAGTCGCAAGCCCACACCTCAAGAGAAGGCAGCAGAGATACGGCTAGCTACTGCATGGAAGAGATCTCCTCCTGGGGCTTCCCATGCTACGCTGAAGGAAAATATCAGCTTCTCAAATCCCAAAGAATTTGGTTCTTTAAAGCAAACTGATTTGCCTGATCCGAAACTTATTTCTGAAGGAAATAAACTTGGAGGCAATTCAAAGAATCAAGTAGAATCCCAGGAGAGAAGTAAAGAAGCTAAAGATGCTATAGTCGCAAGTAGTCAGCCTCCTGGCATAAACGATGGTGATGCTACAGTGCAAAGTGATACCAACAGTGGGTCCTTGTTTTCTTTGAAGAGTACTTCTTCTCAACTAAAAAGTTTCCAGGAG AGGTCGAGTCTACAAAACCCTTCCCAGCATCAGAGTAATGGGAAGCATGTCACAACGTCACAGAGTGAATCCGGCCTTGAGCCATCAAAGAAGCCACCACCACACTCATCTGGGACAAGGCCGACTTTGCCACAAATTTCTGTTGGGAGGCACGATCTGAGTCGTGCCGTGTCATCTGATAATGGCTCTGCATTTGCCTTCCCTGTATCCGCCTCGTCCAGTATATTGTCAGAGCCACCAACACCCTCCGTCATGCCATTCTCTTTGATTGAGGTGGTATCTCAGCCAAATGAATTGCCTGCAGTTCCTGCTTACAGTTTTGGCACTAAGAGGTCAACTCCAGCGCTTGTGTTTTCATTCCCATTCCCCTCGACAAGTAGTGCCTCTGCTCAAGTTGATGCAGACGATCTTAAGTTCAGCTTCGGATCCGACAAGAAGACTAGGCTGTCCTTCGGTTCGTTAGGGAAAGATGCTATCTGCTACTAA